The following are from one region of the Gloeomargarita lithophora Alchichica-D10 genome:
- the leuB gene encoding 3-isopropylmalate dehydrogenase, with the protein MTERCYKIAVLPGDGIGSEIMAVTLDILQKLGQIYAINFTFSEALIGGVAIDQTGHPLPPATLELCRASDGILLGAVGGPQWDDLPSHLRPEQALLGLRSGLNLFANLRPAKVFPELVQASTLKPEVIAGVDLLVVRELTGGIYFGQPKGIFTSETGEQRGVNTMAYRASEIDRIGRVAFEAAQKRNKKLCSVDKANVLEVSQLWRQCINALVPEYPEVTLTHLYVDNAAMQLIRWPQQFDVMVTGNLFGDILSDEAAMLTGSIGMLPSASLGATGPGVFEPVHGTAPDIAGQDVANPLAQILSAAMLLRYGLSEAQAADALETAVAQVLRRGYRTGDIYTEGTQRVGCRGMGAQVAAALA; encoded by the coding sequence ATGACCGAACGTTGCTATAAAATTGCGGTTTTGCCGGGGGATGGGATTGGGTCAGAAATTATGGCCGTGACCCTGGATATTTTACAAAAATTGGGGCAAATCTATGCCATTAATTTTACTTTTTCCGAGGCACTCATCGGGGGTGTTGCAATTGACCAAACCGGCCATCCGTTACCCCCAGCAACGTTAGAATTATGCCGAGCCAGTGATGGGATTTTATTGGGGGCGGTGGGGGGTCCCCAGTGGGATGATTTACCCAGTCATTTGCGGCCAGAACAAGCCCTGTTGGGGTTGCGTTCCGGGTTGAATTTATTTGCCAATTTACGCCCCGCTAAAGTATTTCCCGAATTGGTGCAGGCTTCCACCTTAAAACCGGAAGTAATTGCCGGGGTGGATTTATTGGTGGTGCGGGAATTAACCGGTGGGATTTATTTCGGTCAACCCAAGGGTATTTTTACTAGCGAAACCGGAGAACAACGGGGGGTCAATACCATGGCCTACCGGGCGAGTGAAATTGACCGGATTGGGCGGGTGGCCTTTGAAGCGGCACAAAAACGTAATAAAAAATTATGCTCTGTGGATAAGGCCAATGTACTAGAAGTGTCCCAACTGTGGCGGCAATGTATAAACGCTCTGGTGCCGGAGTACCCGGAGGTGACCCTGACGCACCTCTATGTGGATAATGCCGCCATGCAGTTGATTCGCTGGCCGCAACAGTTTGATGTGATGGTCACCGGCAATTTGTTTGGGGACATCCTTTCCGACGAGGCGGCGATGTTGACCGGCAGTATCGGGATGTTGCCTTCCGCCAGCCTGGGGGCAACCGGGCCGGGGGTGTTTGAACCGGTGCATGGGACGGCTCCCGATATTGCGGGGCAGGATGTGGCGAATCCCTTGGCGCAAATTCTCAGTGCCGCCATGTTATTGCGCTACGGTTTGTCGGAAGCCCAGGCCGCCGATGCCCTGGAAACGGCGGTGGCTCAGGTATTGCGCCGGGGTTACCGGACGGGGGATATTTATACCGAGGGGACGCAACGGGTGGGTTGCCGAGGGATGGGAGCACAGGTGGCGGCGGCGTTAGCATAA
- a CDS encoding fumarate reductase/succinate dehydrogenase flavoprotein subunit: MISTPIPNSPLPDQWDEFKNHCRLVSPANRGKYTVLVIGTGLAGASAAATLGELGYNVLVFCLQDTPRRAHSIAAQGGINAAKNYQNDGDSVWRLFYDTIKGGDFRAREANVYRLAQISTQIIDHCVAQGVPFAREYGGLLANRSFGGAQVSRTFYARGQTGQQLLLGAYGALMRQVHRGTVQVFPQRELRDLVLVDGRAQGIIMRNLITGALERYGGHAVILASGGYGNIYYLSTNAKSANASAVWRCHKRGADLANPSFVQIHPTCIPVSGTGQSKLTLMSESLRNDGRIWVAKNPGDSRLPQEIFAQERDYFLERLYPSFGNLVPRDIASRTVKNLCDQGYGVGRSVYLDFQEHLAKNRPEIERKYGNLFTMYERITGENPYETPMRIYPAVHYVMGGLWVDYGLMSTIPGLFVLGEANFSDHGANRLGASALMQGLADGYFIIPYTLGNYLAGIKPQKIDSLSDEFNQAEQQTQAQIAALLSVQGSQTPMNFHRELGLILWDQVGMSRSETGLKDALQKINNLQQDFWQNVRVTGSAQGLNQALEYAGRVADYLELAQVLTWDALARQESCGAHFREEYQTPDGEALRDDERFSHVALWRWGEVPVRSEEPLDYRMVQPSVRNYR, from the coding sequence ATGATCAGCACACCTATTCCCAATAGCCCGTTACCGGATCAATGGGATGAATTCAAAAACCATTGTCGCTTGGTCAGTCCTGCCAATCGAGGTAAATACACCGTACTGGTAATAGGCACGGGCTTGGCGGGGGCTTCGGCGGCGGCGACCCTGGGAGAATTGGGATACAACGTACTTGTTTTTTGCCTACAGGACACCCCCCGCCGTGCCCATAGTATTGCCGCCCAGGGGGGAATCAATGCCGCTAAAAATTATCAAAATGATGGGGATAGTGTCTGGCGGTTGTTTTACGACACCATCAAGGGGGGGGATTTTCGGGCACGGGAGGCAAATGTCTATCGTTTGGCACAAATCAGCACTCAAATTATTGACCATTGCGTGGCGCAGGGGGTGCCGTTTGCGCGTGAATACGGGGGGTTGCTGGCCAATCGTTCCTTTGGGGGGGCGCAGGTGTCCCGCACCTTTTACGCCCGCGGGCAGACGGGACAGCAGTTATTATTAGGAGCCTATGGGGCGTTAATGCGGCAGGTGCATCGGGGGACGGTGCAGGTTTTTCCCCAGCGAGAATTACGGGATTTAGTATTAGTTGATGGACGGGCGCAGGGAATTATTATGCGTAATTTAATTACCGGAGCATTGGAGCGTTATGGGGGGCACGCAGTCATTTTAGCCAGTGGCGGTTATGGGAATATCTATTATTTATCCACCAATGCCAAAAGTGCCAACGCATCGGCGGTCTGGCGGTGTCACAAACGGGGGGCAGACTTGGCAAATCCCAGTTTTGTGCAGATTCATCCCACCTGTATTCCGGTGTCAGGAACGGGGCAATCTAAGCTAACCTTAATGAGCGAAAGTTTACGCAATGATGGCCGGATTTGGGTGGCTAAAAATCCGGGGGATTCCCGTTTACCCCAGGAGATTTTTGCCCAGGAGCGGGATTATTTCTTGGAGCGTTTATACCCCAGTTTTGGCAATTTGGTGCCCAGGGATATTGCTTCCCGGACGGTTAAAAATCTGTGCGATCAAGGCTATGGGGTGGGGCGTTCGGTATATTTGGATTTTCAGGAACATTTAGCTAAAAATCGCCCGGAAATTGAACGCAAATATGGCAATTTATTCACCATGTACGAGCGCATTACGGGGGAAAATCCCTACGAAACCCCCATGCGAATTTATCCGGCGGTGCATTATGTGATGGGGGGCTTGTGGGTGGATTATGGCTTGATGAGTACGATTCCCGGTTTGTTTGTGTTAGGAGAAGCCAATTTTTCTGACCACGGAGCCAATCGTTTGGGAGCCAGTGCCCTGATGCAGGGTTTGGCGGATGGGTATTTTATTATTCCCTATACCTTAGGTAATTATTTGGCGGGGATCAAACCCCAAAAAATTGATAGTTTGAGTGATGAATTTAACCAAGCAGAACAGCAAACCCAAGCGCAAATTGCCGCCCTGTTGAGTGTCCAGGGTTCGCAAACCCCCATGAATTTTCATCGGGAATTGGGGTTGATTCTTTGGGATCAGGTGGGGATGAGCCGCTCGGAAACCGGGTTAAAAGACGCATTACAAAAAATTAACAACCTACAGCAAGATTTTTGGCAAAATGTGCGGGTAACCGGCTCTGCCCAGGGATTGAATCAAGCGTTGGAATATGCGGGACGGGTGGCGGATTACCTAGAATTGGCGCAGGTGTTGACCTGGGATGCCCTCGCCCGCCAGGAATCCTGTGGTGCCCATTTTCGGGAGGAGTACCAAACCCCGGACGGCGAAGCATTGCGGGATGATGAACGGTTTAGCCATGTAGCCCTATGGCGGTGGGGGGAAGTGCCGGTGCGGAGCGAGGAACCCCTGGATTATCGCATGGTGCAACCCTCGGTACGCAATTACCGTTGA